A genomic window from Octopus sinensis unplaced genomic scaffold, ASM634580v1 Contig13674, whole genome shotgun sequence includes:
- the LOC115229805 gene encoding U1 small nuclear ribonucleoprotein 70 kDa-like yields the protein MSGRGHNYSDRGRDNSSRGRRQDEPWNQSSRRPREGPSGYSQSRQDNYGSRDRYYDERPSQREDRGGRNDRYDSYGGRHERDDGNRGWQGREGYDSRNRGYDRGERQSDRDRYERQDRGYERRDDYERQDRGYERRDDRSQNRPERGGRGGYDRGGYERGGRGGFDRPPRGGFDRPSRGGYDQGGRGNDRGGRGGRGGGRGRSGPVDQFADQAQNSNYDVEFTVDESQLHTHV from the coding sequence ATGTCAGGTCGTGGACATAACTATTCTGATCGTGGACGTGATAATAGTTCAAGAGGACGAAGACAGGACGAACCATGGAACCAAAGTAGTAGAAGACCTCGTGAAGGACCATCTGGATACAGCCAATCAAGACAAGACAACTATGGAAGCAGAGACCGTTATTACGATGAGAGACCGAGCCAACGAGAAGACCGCGGAGGCCGAAATGACCGATATGATTCTTATGGTGGACGGCATGAAAGGGATGACGGAAATAGAGGCTGGCAAGGTCGAGAAGGATACGACTCTCGCAATAGGGGATATGATAGAGGGGAAAGGCAATCTGATAGAGACCGTTATGAGAGACAAGACAGAGGTTATGAAAGAAGGGACGATTATGAGAGACAAGACAGAGGTTATGAAAGAAGGGACGATCGGTCTCAAAATAGACCTGAAAGAGGCGGTCGTGGAGGATACGATCGTGGTGGATATGAAAGGGGCGGTAGAGGAGGGTTTGACCGTCCACCCAGGGGAGGTTTCGATCGTCCATCCAGAGGAGGATATGACCAAGGAGGTCGTGGTAATGACCGAGGCGGACGAGGAGGCCGTGGTGGTGGGAGAGGCCGTAGTGGCCCAGTCGACCAATTTGCAGATCAGGCACAAAACTCTAATTATGACGTGGAATTTACTGTAGATGAGTCTCAACTCCATACCCATGTttga